The proteins below come from a single Mugil cephalus isolate CIBA_MC_2020 chromosome 7, CIBA_Mcephalus_1.1, whole genome shotgun sequence genomic window:
- the LOC125010891 gene encoding uncharacterized protein LOC125010891, producing MDPEANRTMEMVALGRPFGLGMLYDCRGDSLIPGMTLWDQNDLEKDTRERPSPNSDFEIVASESIEGKLSALNVKASLKASFCSGLVEVGGSAKYLNDQKTSKKQARVTLKYKTTTKFQELSMNHLGRGNVKHPYVFEQGLATHIVTGILYGAQAFFVFDREVSENENHQDIQGSLKVMIKKIPTISIEGEGSLKMEDKDKVNVEKFSCKFLGDFSLTKNPVSYLDAVEVYQSLPKLLGAKGENAVPMKVWLLPLTALDSTAAKLVRQISIRLVQQVQKLLEDFMELEIRCNDALSTTTAQQFPQVCKNIKRFKEMCCEFKLEFQQTLAKKLPSIRGGGEEESELADVLKKKLASPFNIEALNEWMDCKERKISILKSFTNKMKNTKIVPSNNVLQEELLSAEHAVCFVFTCLQGSPEPYLSALSNYLNGSNQPHINDIEKEQWFHSKEVADEMRTKVKLFSDFAEANKENENVKFLTVGLTNEGQKGSSIYLYGEGFTVTENFEPPSKPETVTAGDINHNSVTLKISPPRHGAENITSYSVEFCVRGEDEWKQESQSIAEEVTVRDLKPNTEYVFRCRAVTSAGVGPVSAVSDFITTLPYIRDCGVVVDAVKVKSILLKSEKGPLSVYKIPLKQQRTSVDGCRWFSFGKDVTKHSRTIMVVGATGAGKSTLINGMINYILGVKWEDSFRFKLVVEDQSLSQVHSQTSEVTVYKINHEEGFKIPYSLTIVDTPGFGDTRGITRDREITEQIRNLFSSGHGVTEIDAVCVVAQASLARLTPTQKYIFDSVLSIFGKDVAENIRVLVTFADGQQPPVLEAINAAGVPCPKTKNKLPVHFKFNNSALFADNKSAVSGDDDDDDDDDDDGGFDQMFWDMGTKSMKKFFGALNQVETKTLTLTKEVLRERQQLEISVENLQVKVKVGLAKMEEMKETKEKLKEFEAEINRNENFEFEVTVMKPFKHDISGSGSFITNCQTCHVTCHYPCGIPDDRDKAGCVAMGSDGYCKQCPGKCYWNVHFNQKYKWEYKEVKEKQTVKELKERYLKAKGGKMSVQALIDKLKDEYDRIQDEVVNLIKESGRCLNRLKEIALKPKPLSTSEYIDMLIEGEKAEAKPGWKKRVESLMKMKQKAEFMAKVEKRENPLSSQF from the exons ATGGACCCTGAAGCCAACAGAACGATGGAGATGGTGGCGCTGGGCCGACCATTCGGCCTCGGGATGCTGTATGACTGCCGCGGAGACTCACTCATCCCTG GAATGACTCTGTGGGACCAGAATGACCTGGAGAAAGACACAAGGGAAAGACCCAGCCCTAACAGTGACTTTGAGATAGTTGCATCTGAGTCTATTGAGGGTAAATTATCAGCACTAAATGTTAAAGCGTCTCTGAAAGCAAGTTTCTGTAGTGGTTTGGTAGAAGTTGGAGGATCAGCCAAATACCTGAATGATCAGAAGACCTCTAAAAAACAGGCCAGAGTGACACTGAAGTACAAAACTACCACAAAGTTCCAGGAACTGTCAATGAATCATCTTGGAAGAGGAAATGTGAAACACCCATACGTTTTTGAACAAGGTTTAGCAACTCATATAGTCACAGGTATTCTTTATGGGGCACAAGCCTTCTTTGTGTTTGACCGTGAAgtttctgaaaatgaaaatcatcaAGATATTCAGGGCAGCTTGAAAGTGATGATCAAGAAGATACCCACCATTTCTATAGAGGGTGAAGGTTCCCTGAAAATGGAAGATAAGGACAAAGTGAATGTTGAGAAATTCTCATGCAAATTTCTTGGAGACTTTTCTCTAACAAAAAATCCAGTGTCCTATTTGGATGCTGTTGAGGTCTACCAAAGCCTGCCAAAACTACTGGGAGCCAAAGGAGAAAATGCCGTACCAATGAAGGTCTGGCTGTTACCACTGACAGCTTTAGATTCTACTGCAGCTAAACTGGTCCGTCAGATAAGTATCAGATTAGTTCAACAAGTACAGAAACTCCTGGAGGACTTCATGGAGCTGGAAATCAGGTGCaatgatgcactgagcaccaCCACTGCACAGCAGTTCCCACAAGtctgtaaaaacattaaaaggttCAAAGAAATGTGCTGTGAGTTCAAGCTGGAATTCCAACAAACTTTGGCAAAGAAGCTTCCATCGatccgaggaggaggagaagaggagtctGAGCTGGCAGACGTGCTGAAGAAGAAACTTGCTTCACCTTTCAACATTGAAGCcctgaatgaatggatggactgtaaagaaagaaaaatcagcatCTTAAAATCTTTCACCAACAAGATGAAAAACACCAAGATCGTTCCTTCTAATAATGTTCTACAGGAGGAACTTCTTAGTGCAGaacatgctgtgtgttttgtcttcacCTGCCTTCAGGGAAGTCCTGAACCGTACCTCTCAGCTTTATCAAACTACTTAAATGGATCAAACCAACCACACATTAATGATATAGAGAAGGAACAATGGTTCCATTCAAAGGAAGTAGCAGATGAAATGCGGACGAAGGTAAAACTCTTCAGTGATTTTGCAGAGGCCAACAAGGAGAATGAGAATGTGAAGTTCCTGACAGTGGGTTTAACCAATGAGGGACAGAAAGGTTCAAGCATCTACCTTTATGGAGAAGGCTTTACTGTCACTGAGAACTTTGAGCCACCTTCAAAGCCTGAAACTGTGACAGCAGGAGACATCAACCACAACAGTGTGACCCTGAAGATTTCTCCTCCCAGACATGGAGCCGAGAACATCACGTCCTACTCTGTTGAGTTCTGTGTCCGTGGAGAAGATGAATGGAAACAGGAGAGTCAATCAATAGCTGAAGAAGTCACAGTGAGGGATCTTAAGCCAAACACAGAGTATGTGTTCAGGTGTAGAGCAGTGACCTCAGCAGGTGTTGGACCAGTCAGTGCAGTCAGTGATTTCATTACAACGTTACCTTACATCAGGGATTGTGGTGTAGTTGTTGATGCTGTTAAAGTAAAAAGCATTCTGTTGAAATCTGAGAAAGGGCCTCTCTCTGTTTATAAGATTCCCCTGAAACAACAACGAACCAGTGTAGATGGTTGCAGATGGTTCAGTTTTGGGAAAGACGTCACAAAACACAGTCGTACCATAATGGTTGTTGGAGCAACTGGTGCTGGAAAGTCAACTCTGATCAATGGGATGATCAACTACATTCTAGGTGTTAAATGGGAGGACTCGTTTAGGTTTAAGTTAGTTGTTGAGGATCAGTCACTATCTCAGGTTCACAGTCAGACCTCAGAAGTCACTGTGTACAAAATAAACCACGAGGAGGGGTTTAAAATCCCCTACTCTCTGACCATTGTGGACACTCCAGGTTTTGGAGACACCAGAGGAATaacaagagacagagagatcaCAGAGCAGATACGTAATCTATTCTCTTCTGGACATGGTGTCACTGAAATTGATGCAGTGTGTGTTGTAGCTCAGGCTTCTTTAGCACGACTCACACCAACACAGAAATATATCTTTGACTCAGTGCTCTCAATCTTTGGCAAAGATGTGGCAGAAAACATCAgagttctggtcacatttgCAGACGGTCAACAGCCTCCAGTTCTAGAGGCGATCAATGCTGCAGGTGTCCCATGTCCTAAAACTAAGAACAAGCTGCCAGTTCACTTCAAATTCAATAATTCAGCCTTGTTTGCAGACAACAAATCTGCTGTGagtggagatgatgatgatgatgatgatgatgatgatgatggaggattTGATCAGATGTTTTGGGACATGGGGACAAAAAGCATGAAGAAGTTTTTTGGTGCTTTGAATCAAGTAGAAACTAAAACTTTGACACTGACAAAGGAGGTCCTCAGAGAAAGACAACAGCTCGAGATTTCAGTCGAAAATCTCCAGGTGAAGGTTAAAGTTGGTTTAGCCaagatggaggaaatgaaagagacaaaagaaaaactgaaagagttTGAGGCAGAGATCAACAGAAATGAGAACTTTGAGTTTGAAGTGACTGTCATGAAGCCTTTTAAACACGACATTTCTGGTTCTGGAAGCTTCATCACCAACTGTCAGACATGTCATGTCACCTGTCACTACCCTTGTGGTATACCAGATGATAGAGATAAAGCAGGCTGTGTAGCAATGGGATCAGATGGATACTGTAAACAGTGTCCAGGCAAATGTTACTGGAATGTACATTTTAATCAGAAGTACAAATGGGAGTATAAagaagttaaagaaaaacaaactgtgaaagagCTGAAGGAAAGATATCTTAAAGCCAAAGGCGGTAAGATGTCTGTTCAGGCATTGATTGATAAACTGAAGGATGAATATGATCGTATCCAGGATGAGGTGGTGAATCTGATAAAGGAATCTGGTAGATGTCTAAACAGACTGAAAGAGATAGCACTGAAACCAAAACCTCTGTCCACTTCAGAGTACATTGACATGTTGATTGAAGGAGAGAAAGCTGAGGCCAAACCAGGCTGGAAGAAACGAGTTGAGtctctgatgaagatgaaacaaaaagcagagtTCATGGCTAAAgtagagaaaagagagaatCCTCTCAGTTCTCAGTTTTAA